In a single window of the Leptospira wolffii serovar Khorat str. Khorat-H2 genome:
- a CDS encoding lipoprotein codes for MRNKFLILLGILFFLSGCRPVGVTVYLFPDTKESAKVRNYLLGTISEQLSIEITGKEKISVYSLPILIERIGAFQQVETCDGDRDEFCISLRLNETRKCMKGRGILRISSVLRFSSGNKPIQAPSPILSESQFESNSCHFSSQTVRSGVYASIEHLVRSVFPRRYFVRTPLNEFFTNASGNERLGGFYSDFLSELSKDPLDWKKAEKILLSAEAQFPQDFSLLQNIGTIYIFQGEWILGCKYFSRSIEFGKSEMLFRWLDACENFEFKEILR; via the coding sequence ATGAGAAATAAATTCTTAATTCTTCTCGGAATTTTATTTTTTCTCTCCGGATGCAGACCGGTCGGAGTGACCGTTTATTTATTTCCGGATACAAAGGAAAGCGCAAAGGTTCGAAATTACCTTCTCGGGACGATTTCCGAACAGCTAAGTATAGAAATTACCGGAAAGGAAAAGATTTCCGTATATTCTCTTCCAATACTGATCGAACGTATCGGTGCCTTTCAGCAAGTAGAGACCTGCGACGGAGACCGCGACGAATTCTGCATTTCCTTAAGGCTGAATGAAACAAGGAAATGCATGAAAGGAAGGGGAATATTACGCATTTCTTCCGTTCTTCGTTTTTCTTCCGGTAATAAACCCATCCAAGCGCCGAGCCCTATTCTCTCGGAGTCCCAATTCGAATCAAACTCCTGCCATTTCTCCTCTCAAACCGTTCGTTCGGGGGTTTATGCCTCGATAGAGCATCTTGTTCGAAGCGTATTTCCTCGAAGATATTTCGTCCGAACTCCGTTAAACGAATTCTTTACGAACGCTTCCGGGAACGAGAGGTTAGGGGGATTCTACTCGGATTTTCTTTCGGAACTTTCGAAAGATCCTTTGGACTGGAAGAAGGCCGAAAAAATCCTATTATCCGCCGAAGCACAGTTCCCACAGGACTTTTCCTTATTACAAAATATAGGGACGATTTATATATTCCAAGGAGAATGGATTTTAGGTTGTAAATATTTTTCCAGATCGATCGAATTCGGAAAGAGTGAAATGCTTTTTCGATGGTTGGATGCGTGTGAGAATTTCGAATTCAAGGAGATCCTTCGTTGA